A single window of Helicobacter macacae MIT 99-5501 DNA harbors:
- the fic gene encoding protein adenylyltransferase Fic: MTEIDKQSLQNAKRLFESADIDKIEVGTTQGLKAIHKYLFDGLYDFAGKIRVQNISKGNFRFANALYLKEVLKVIDTMSERDFESIITKYVEMNIAHPFMEGNGRATRIWLDMIFRKNLGVVVAWQNIDKHKYLQAMERSPVNDLELKSLIYPNLSANINDIESIFKGIEQSYFYESND; the protein is encoded by the coding sequence ATGACAGAGATTGACAAGCAAAGCCTGCAAAATGCCAAAAGGCTTTTTGAAAGCGCGGATATAGACAAAATCGAAGTAGGCACAACACAAGGGCTTAAAGCGATTCACAAATACCTTTTTGATGGCTTATATGACTTTGCAGGAAAAATAAGAGTGCAAAATATCTCAAAAGGCAATTTTCGCTTTGCAAATGCACTTTATCTAAAAGAAGTGCTAAAAGTCATAGATACGATGAGTGAGAGAGATTTTGAAAGCATTATCACTAAGTATGTGGAGATGAATATCGCCCATCCGTTTATGGAGGGCAATGGCAGGGCTACTAGAATCTGGCTTGATATGATTTTTAGGAAAAATTTGGGTGTCGTGGTGGCGTGGCAAAATATCGACAAGCATAAATACTTACAAGCTATGGAGCGAAGCCCCGTGAATGATTTGGAGCTAAAATCTTTGATTTACCCAAACTTAAGTGCAAATATCAATGATATAGAATCGATTTTCAAAGGCATAGAGCAATCGTATTTTTATGAAAGCAATGATTAG
- the purS gene encoding phosphoribosylformylglycinamidine synthase subunit PurS, translating to MKAKVTIYLKEGVLDPQAKAIHNAIKSFNIDEIKQVSIAKQITLDFGSCDKDSAQNLAQKIAKDLLANPVIEDYAIEMLK from the coding sequence ATGAAAGCAAAGGTAACTATCTACCTAAAAGAGGGCGTGCTAGACCCTCAAGCAAAAGCAATCCACAACGCCATAAAATCCTTTAATATTGATGAAATAAAACAAGTCAGCATAGCAAAGCAAATAACGCTAGATTTTGGCTCTTGTGATAAAGACAGCGCACAAAATCTAGCCCAAAAAATTGCCAAAGATTTGCTAGCAAATCCTGTGATTGAGGATTATGCGATAGAAATGCTAAAATAG
- the purC gene encoding phosphoribosylaminoimidazolesuccinocarboxamide synthase, producing MQTPQNLQKQNLLYEGKGKKLYATQDANLIIAEFKDDLTAFNALKKSTQEGKGSLNCLISSAIFEILAKNGVASHFVARLDESNMLCKKVSIIPLEVVVRNIATGSLSKRLGIEDGKVLPFSLVEFYYKDDLLGDPLVNDEHCELLGIIKDKNDLEILRQKALEVNKILRSFFDERGVNLVDFKLEFGREAQGGTGEILLADEISPDSCRLWDKATNKKLDKDRFRQDLGNLKEAYEEILKRIQG from the coding sequence ATGCAAACCCCACAAAATCTACAAAAACAAAATCTACTCTATGAGGGCAAAGGCAAAAAGCTCTATGCCACACAAGATGCAAATCTCATCATCGCAGAGTTTAAAGACGACTTAACGGCATTTAACGCGCTCAAAAAAAGCACGCAAGAGGGCAAAGGCTCGCTAAATTGCCTTATTAGTTCTGCGATTTTTGAGATTTTGGCAAAAAATGGTGTTGCTAGCCATTTTGTCGCTAGGCTAGATGAGAGCAATATGCTTTGCAAAAAAGTTTCTATCATTCCGCTTGAAGTAGTCGTGCGAAATATCGCCACAGGCTCGCTTAGCAAGCGACTTGGCATAGAAGATGGCAAAGTGCTACCCTTTAGCCTTGTGGAGTTTTATTACAAAGATGATTTACTAGGCGACCCACTTGTAAATGACGAGCACTGCGAGCTACTAGGAATCATAAAAGACAAAAACGATTTGGAGATTTTGCGACAAAAGGCTTTGGAAGTAAATAAGATTTTGCGTTCATTTTTTGATGAGAGAGGGGTAAATCTTGTGGATTTCAAGCTAGAATTTGGACGAGAAGCGCAAGGTGGCACAGGAGAGATTTTGCTAGCTGATGAGATTTCCCCTGATAGCTGCAGGCTATGGGATAAGGCGACAAATAAAAAACTTGACAAAGATAGATTCCGCCAAGATTTGGGCAATCTAAAAGAGGCTTATGAGGAAATCCTAAAGCGCATTCAAGGCTAG